The genomic region TGTGTATGAGAATCCACATAACCAGGCGCGATAATTTGATTTTCACAATTATATACCTCTTCTGCGGGATGAGGATGCAAATCATCCATCGATCCATAGTCTACAATACGACCATCTTCTACATATAAATAAGCATTTTTTATAGATGGTAGCTCATCCATTGCTGTACCTCTTAAAGGCTCATTAGTGTGCTCTCGCACTTGAACCAGTTCTTTGATATAAGTAAATAATATAGACATAGTGTGAAGATAGTATTTTTAATAAGCCCTTTAAAACCTATGTACAAAGGTGATAAAACTTGACATAATCTTAACACAATTATTCGGTAACTTGGACTGCTTAAAAAAATGAATATGAGCTCAAAAAAAAGACTCGTTAATACACTTTGTGTACACGCAGGAAATTTAGAAGATGAAAAGTATGGTGGTGCTACCTCACCTATTTATACATCAACTGCTTATGATTATCGTGGCGAAGGCACAAATCTATATCCACGATACTTTAATACACCTAATCAGGTTGCCCTAGCCCAAAAAATTGCTGCACTAGAAAACTGTGAAGCTGGACTTATCTTCGGCAGTGGTATGGCAGCCATTAGTGCTATTTTTATGGCGTTCTTAAAAACGGGCGATCACGTTATTTTACAACGTGCCATCTATGGTGGCACCTCTCATTTTGTAGATGCCGAGTTTACGAATCTGGGAATTGAATATTCGTTTGTTGAACAAGTCAATAGTGAATCACTTAAAGCCCATCTTAAAGAAAATACTAAGATGATTTATATTGAAACTCCTAGCAATCCACTATTAGAAGTAGTAGATATGACTGTGGTTTCCGCTTTCGCGAAAGCGAACTCTCTAATAAGCGTTATCGATAATACATTTGCTTCACCTATCAACCAGAATCCTGCAGATTTTGGCATCGATATCATTATTCATAGTGCGACAAAATATCTAGGTGGTCATAGCGATATTTGTGCTGGTACCGTGAGTAGTTCTCAAAAACACATGGATCAAATATGGAAAACCGCCAAAAATTATGGAGGTAGCCTAAGTGATCAAACCGTATGGTTGTTAGAACGCAGTATAAAAACACTAGGTCTAAGAGTTAAGAGACAAACTCGCAACGCAAAAAAACTAGCTCGCTTTCTAGAGAAACATCCATCTATTAAAAGAGTTAATTATCCTGGTTTAAAATCGCATCCAGATCACAAAATTGCCAAAGCACAAATGCATGGATATGGTGGTATGATGTCATTTGAATTTAAAGAATCTATTAACCATAGTCGTTTTTTAGAAGAATTACAGGTTATTAAGGTAGCGTTGAGTCTAGCTGGTGTAGAAAGTACCATTCTTGCTCCTACAGAGACATCACATTCATTATTAACACCACAACAACGCAAGGATCAAGGAATTACAGATCAGTTATTACGCTTCTCTGTAGGTATTGAAGAAGTAAGTAGCCTTATAGAGGATATAGAACGCGCCATGGAGAAAAGCCGTAAAATTGCAAAATGATGAATAATTTAAAACTCGACATACTCGCTATAGGCGCACATCCTGATGATGTAGAATTGAGCTGTGCAGGCGTTCTAGCAAAAGAAGCCGCAAACGGTAAGATTACAGGAATACTGGATCTCACACGTGGTGAATTAGGCACACGTGGTACTGCAGACATACGTGATCAAGAAGCTGCTGCAGCAGCAAAGATATTAGGTGTATCTGTGCGAGAAAACCTAGGTTTCAGAGATGGATTTTTTGTAAATGACGAACAGCACCAGTTAGAGATTATTAAAATCATAAGAAAGTACAAACCTGAAATAGTGTTGTGTAACGCCATTTATGATCGCCATCCAGATCATGGAATGGGATCTGAAGTTACAAGTAAGAGCTGTTTTTTATCTGGATTGCGTAAAATTGAAACAAAATTAGATGGGCAACTACAAGAAGCCTGGAGACCTAAACACGTCTATCATTACATACAATGGCAAGATATGGAGCCAGACATTCTTATAGACATAACTGGTTATCTAGACACTAAAATAAAATCTGTAGCAGCTTATAGCTCACAGTTTTACGACCCTAATTCTAAAGAACCTGAGACACCTATTAGCAATAAAAATTTCTTTGATTCAATTAAATATAGAGCTGCAAATTTAGGTCGTTATTTAGGCACAGAACACGCCGAAGGATTTAAGTCAGAACGCTATCCAGGAGTAAATAGCATATTTGATCTAAAATAATTTTTATAAATTGTTTTGAATATTCAGAAATGTATTAAATTTGCATCCGCTTAACGGCGCAGTGGTTGAATTCTTGAGATCCACTTTAATAAAACTCACATTGATATGGTGGTTGTAGCTCAGTTGGTTAGAGCGCTGGTTTGTGGTGCCGGAAGTCGCGGGTTCGAATCCCGTCTTCCACCCTTAAAAGGTCTTAGTTTTACTAAGACCTTTTTTTATGCCTTAATTTTTAATAGTGAAGTACTGATGCGATCTTATAATCTTTAATTTTTTCGCGCCCATTAATAAAGTCTAGTTCTATAACAAAGTTAAAACCTTCTACTTTCCCACCAGCTTTTTGAATGATTTGAGCCGCGGCTATTGCTGTTCCTCCTGTTGCTAGCACATCATCATGTATTAAGACACAATCACCAGGTGAAATTGCATTTTCCTGTAGCTCTAGTGTATCTGTGCCATATTCTAGCTCATACTCTTGTGAAATAATGGCTCCAGGCAATTTACCAGGTTTACGCAACATCACAAATTTTGCGTTGAGAGCATCTGCTAGTAGCATTCCAAAAAGAAAACCTCTTGATTCAATACCTACAACCACATCAATAGTTTGACCTCTAAAGTCTCTAACAAGTAATTCTGTGGTGATTGATCTCGCTTTCGCGGAAGCGAGTAATGGAGAAATATCCTTAAAAATAATTCCTTCTTTAGGAAAATCTGGGATGTCGTGTATGTGGGATTCTATAAATTCATTATTCATTTTCTAAAAGTAAGAAGTTCCTTTTATTTTATCTTTAAATTTGAGTCAAACATTTCACTATGAGAATTCTTTTTATCACCATACTGCTTTCCTCATTTCTAGTCCATAGTCAGGATTTAAAAACAGCATCTACTATTAATGAAGTTACCTTATACTTACAAGGTGCTCGTATAGAACGTACTGCTAGTATAGAATTGAAAAAAGGAACCCATGAGATTAAATTAAGTGATTTATCACCTGATATTGATGAGGCCAGTATTAATATTACAGATCTAGATGGAATGAGACTTAACGGACTTTCTTACAGCGTTACTGCATTAGAAAAGAAAGAAACCAGCAATAATATTAAAGCACTAGATACTCAAATTGCAGAGGTAAAAGATGCGATAGGTAAGTTAAATGCACTCAATAGCGGTCTGGACCAAGAGAGATTATTATTAGAGAGCAATCGCAGTCTTAACAGTAAAGATACCGGATTGAGCCTTGCACAGATTAAAGAATTTGGTTCTTATTACCGTATTAGATTTGCTGCAATTATTAATGAGCGTAATGCAAATAATGAGGCTATTACTAAAGCGAGCGAGCAACTGAATAAGTTGAATATCGAAAAACAGAAGCTTAATCCTGAGGCTAATGAACGTCGAGGAACGATAACATTAAAAGTCATCACACCATCAACACGTCGTTACTCGATTAATTTTAGTTATAATGTATATAGCGCTGGATGGGTACCTATCTATGATATCACGGCACAAGGTAATGATGACAAAATAAACCTCGCTTTTAAAGCCCAAGCTTATCAAGCTACTGGTACAGACTGGAAAAATGTAAAATTAAAGATATCAACTGGTGATCCACAGATGGATAACCAGATGCCCCAATTGGAGACAAAACGTCTAGGTTTTGTAAGTAGGAACTACAACGCAAGAGCAACGGGTAGAAGTAATAAACGATATAACCCATTAGTTAAAACTATAAATGGTAAAGTGACCGATGGATCTGGCGAACCTGTACTGGGAGCAACGGTATTAATTAAAGGAACTTCTATAGCAACGACTACAGATTTTGATGGTAATTATAGTATCAATGCAGAGGATGGCGAAGTACTAGTGATTAGTTTTGCCGGTTATTCACCTCAAGAAACACCTATATATGCTTCCAACATTAATGTAACTATGGAAGAATCATTAGATGCAGTTGTAATTTCAGCCTATCGTACTGTAAAGAAAAGTAGATTTGATTATGATGCTGAAGAAGTTGAAGTAGATGATTATGTGCCAGCTGTAGTTGAAGATATTGAAGAGAATATAGCATCGCGCACCTTTAATTTATCACAGCTTTACTCAATACCTAGTACGGGAGAATCTACAGATATAGAAATATCAAATAATAATGTTGATGCTGCATATGCTTATTATGCTGCTCCTGTAATTAATGAAAATGTATTTCTGACCGCTACTCTTTCTAATTGGGAATCATTGAATTTAATACCTGGAGAGGCAAATGTTTATTTTGAGGATGCATTTATAGGTAAAGTATATTTTGACACCGATACCACAAAAGAAGAATTGGTAGTAGGATTAGGTGTTGATCCACAGATAAGTGTTAAGCGAGAAGATAAACGAGATTTCAAAGCAAAATCTTTCTTTGGTAACAATCGCATTGTTTCTAAAAATTATGAAATCACATTAAAAAACAATCGTAATAAAACAGTTATGGTTAAACTGCAAGATCGTGTACCGATAAGTGGTAATAGTGAGATCAAAGTTGATGAAGTAGAAACAGGAACGGCACAAGTCGATAAAGAAACTCAAATTTTAACTTGGGAAATCGACCTAGGTAGTGGTAGTCAGGTTCAAGAGCATTTTTCTTATCGAGTTAAGTATCCTAAAAGGAGGCGAATAAATCTAGAGTAAAATTTAATTGAATTATTATTGATTCTGCTTTGTGGCAATTAAACAAATAATGTATATTTGCAGCCGCTAAGGCGTTAAGCTGGATGTGATACTAGGCCTCGTGGCGCAACTGAATAGCGCACTTGATTACGGCTCAAGAGGTTACAGGTTTGAATCCTGTCGAGGTCACTAGATATAACAAGGGTTTCAAGAAATTGAAACCCTTTTTTATGCTCTAAACTTAAAACTTTATTAAAAAATGGGATTATCACAAATTGTAATAATCCCATTTTTAAAGCTTGCTATTATTGCTTTAGAAGCATATTTCTATCAAGTTACCTCCATCCACCTCCTAAGGCTTCATATAAATTAACGACTGCTACTAATTGCTGTAATTTAGTATCAATAATATTTAACTCTGCTGTTAATGCACTTTCTCTGGCTGTAAGTAAATCAAGATAGTTTGCATAGCCGTTTTTTAATAATTCTTCAGAATTACTTTCGGCTTTACGTAGCGCCTCTACTTCATTCACTCTAAACTCATATTTTTTAGTTTCTGATTCATAGCTAAACAATGCATTTGACACTTCATTACCGGCGATCAACAATGTTTTTTTAAACTCTAAAAGTGATTGTTCTTGTTGAGCAAGAGCAACTTCTTTTTGCGTTTTAAGCTTTCGCTTATTTAAAATTGGCTGGGTTAATCCACCTACTAAATTTGCGAATAGAGAGTTAACACTCAATAATTCATCTAATTGTAAACTCTGTAAACCTCCAGAAGCCGTAAGTGTTAACGATGGATATAAGCTACTATTAGCTACATTGGTCAACTCAAACGAATTTATTAAACCATATTCTGCTGCCATTACATCTGGTCTATTGCGCAATAAAGTAGAAGGAAAACCTAATTTAATGTTTTCTTCTATCACCTGGCTTTCTAATGTTGATCTATCAAAATTTTGTGGTCCCTTACCTAACAAAATACTCAAGGTATTTTCAGTTTTAAAAATAGCTGTCTCAATATCCACCTGTAAAGCTCTAGCATTATTAAACTGAGCCACATTTTGATCAACGGCTACTTGAGTTACCTGTCCTGCATCTTTTAACGCCTTAATGGTTTCTACACCACTTTGCCTTGTATCAATGGTTTGTTTTGTAATTTCTAACTGTGCATCTAATGCTAACAAATTATAATATGCACTTGCTATACTAGAAATAAGCTGAGTCTTCACTGCTTGATGACCTGCTACACTTTGTAAATATGCTGCTTGTGTGGCTCGATTATTACTGCTTATTTTACCCCAAATATCTGCTTCCCATGATAAATTTGCTGTAATGTCGTAGGTGTTTAGTCCACCACTAAAAATAGAACCAAACTGGCTATTTTCTGAAAATTCCTGACGAGTATAATTGGGTCCAACATTTAAAGTAGGTTGAAATCCTGCTTTTCCTTGTTTTGCATAAGCTTGTGCCGCATTCATTTGTTGAATTGCTATTCGAACGTCCATGTTATTTTTTAAACCTTCTTCAATATAACTTTGAAGAACGGAATCTTTAAACATTGTTTTCCAAGATAAGTCTGCCATAGACAAACTATCTAAAGGCAAGTTATCTGTTCTATAAAGCTCTTGCGTCACTTCAGGTAGATCTGGTCTCACATAATCTTGAGCTACAAAACAACTTTGTAGTGTTAATGCTACAACTAATATTAATGCGCCTTTACTAAAGTTTCTGTGTTTTATTATTGACTTCATTGTTTTAATCTTCAATAGTTTGTACTGCTGGTTTACCCGAAACTTTTTCTTGTAACCATTGGAATAAGATGAAAAGGATTGGAATAACAAATACTCCTAGAATAGTACCAATAAGCATTCCGCCTGCTGCACCAGAACCAATCGAATTGTTTCCTTCAGACCCAACACCTGAAGCTAAAGCTAAAGGCATTAATCCTAATATAAAGGCAAATGATGTCATCAAAATAGGACGGAGACGTGATTTAGCTCCATGTATTGCTGCATCTACAATGCTCTCTCCATTTTTTCTTCGCTGTAAAGCAAACTCAACAATAAGTATGGCATTTTTAGCCAACAGACCGATAAGCATAATTAAGGCGATCTGGAAATAGATATTGTTTTCTAGGCCTAAAAATTTAGTACTTATATAGGCACCAAATACACCAAATGGTAATGAGAATATGACAGCAAATGGTAGTAAATAACTTTCGTATTGAGCACTTAATAAAAAGTATACAAACAGAATACTAAGTATAAATATAAACGTCGTTTGGTTTCCTGCATTAACCTCTTCTCTAGTTAAACCAGAATATGCAACTGTATAGTTACTAGGTAATTTTGCAACTTCTTCTTCAATAACTTTAATAGCATCACCTGTACTGAAACCTTCGTTTGTAGCACCTGTTATTGTGGTCGAATTAAAAAGATTAAAACGTGTAACCGACTGCGGTCCATACACTCTTTCAAGTGATACAAATTGTGTGATTGGTGTCATTTCACCAGAATCTGTTCTGACATACATGCGGTTCAACGCGTCCTCGTCTGCTCTATCTTCTGGTAAAGCTTGAATATACACTCTAAATTGTTTTCCATATTTAGAAAAATCTGAAGCATAAATTCCTCCAATATATCCTTGTAATGTTGAAAAAATACTATTAATTGGAACGCCTTTTTCTTTTGCTAAAGGCACATTAACCTCCATTTCATACTGCGGATAATTGGTGTTAAAAGCCGATGTTGCATATTTAATTTCTGGATGTTTCATTAAAGCCATAGAAAATTCTTTATTGGCTTTATCCAAGTCTGTAAACTCACCTCCAAATTTATCTAATAAATTAACTTCAAAACCAGATGAGTTACCAAAACCACGAATACTTGGAGGCGCAAAGAAAATAATATTTGCTTCTGGTATGGTAGCCGCAATACCAAACAATTTTCCAATAATGGCTTGAGATGCTAATGATGGGTCTTTACGGTCGTCCCAATCTTCTAATTCAAAAAATCCAATACTAAAATTACTACCTGCACCACTTAATAAGCTACTACCTTTAATAAAAGAAACTCCAGATACTCCAGGTAAATCTTTTGTTTTTTCGTACAACTCATTAGCTACTGCATTAGTTCTATCTAAAGAGGCTCCTGCTGGTAATTCTATATTAGCAAAAATAATTCCTCTATCTTCATTTGGTACAAAACCTGTAGGTGTTGTTTTGGCTGCATAAAAAATACCAATTATGGCTAATACTAATAGTAAACCAGAAATCCATTTTCTTTTATATAGTAATTGTAGTGATTTTCCGTATCTATCAATCGTTGCATTAAAACCACGATTGAATAAAGCGTAAAAACGTTTTAATGGTCCTTTACCTTTCAACTCCTCATCTTCTTTATGTTCTTTTAATAATAAAGCACACAATGCAGGACTTAAGGTTAAGGCATTTACAGCCGAAATTAATATGGCAATAATTAGCGTGACACCAAACTGCTCGTAAAATACTCCTGTTGGTCCTGTAATAAATGTAACAGGAATGAATACTGCAGCCATTACTAAGGTAATAGAAATAATAGCTCCAGAAATCTCATTCATGGCAGTTATTGTTGCTTTTTTAGGGTTGTGTTCACCTTCATCCATTTTAGCATGAACCGCTTCTACAACTACAATTGCATCATCTACCACAATACCAATTGCGAGTACTAAAGCAAATAGCGTTAATAGGTTGATAGAGTACCCAAACACATTTAAGAAAAAGAAGGTACCAATAATAGATACAGGTACTGCAATTGCAGGAATTAATGTAGATCTAAAATCTTGAAGGAAAATAAATACTACTAAAAATACCAATAGAAAAGCTTCAATTAAAGTGCTTATTACTTTTTCTATAGATGCGTTTAAAAATAAACTTGTATCATACGGTATTGAAATATGTAATCCTTCAGGAAGGTCTTTTTCTATAGATTGAAAAGTTGTTTTAATGTTTTCTATAATTTCTTGAGCATTAGAGCCTTTAGTTTGAAAAATTCCCATAAACACCGCAGGTTTTCCTAAGGTCATGGCATTAGATGCATAAGATTGCGCATCTAACTCTATGGTTGCAATATCTTTAAGTCTTAAAAACTCTCCGTTTCCTAAAGCTTTAATGACAATATTGCTGTATTGTGCTTCATCTTTAAAACGACCACTATACGTTAAAGTGTATGAAAAAGATTCACCATTATTTTGACCTAAAGATCCAGCAGCTGCTTCTAAGTTTTGTTCAGCTAAAGCTGCAGAAACATCTGAAGGTATTAAACCGTAAGACGCTAATTTTTCTGGATTTAACCAAATACGCATCGCGTAATCTTGTTGCGAAAAAACATTAACGTCTCCAACTCCACTAATACGCTGTACGGCAGGAATAACATTAATTTTTAAGTAATTTTGAATAAAAGTAGCGTCGTAATTTTCGTTTTCAGAATACATTGAGATAAACATCAACGCACTGGTTTCTTGTTTTTGCGTTACAACTCCTGTTTGAGTTACCTCTGAAGGTAGTAAAGGTGTCGCTCTAGCAACACGGTTTTGAACGTTTACCGCAGCAATATCTGCATCTGTTTCTTGATCAAAATATACTGTAATTTCGGCTGTACCTGTATTTGATGCTGTAGAAGTAATGTAAGTCATTCCTTCTACACCATTAATTTGCTCTTCGATAGGTACAATTACACTCTCTAAAACAGTCTCGGCATTGGCTCCTGTATAATTTGCCGACACCTTTATAGTAGGTGGTGCAATATCTGGATATTCCTCTATTGGTAAGCTAGTTATACTAATAACACCTAGCAAAACTATGATAATAGAGATTACTGTTGAAAGTACTGGTCTTTCAATAAATGTTTTTAACATTATAAATATGTTTGGTGGTTATCTAATTTCTAAATAATGTTGCAACTGGTTTAATTGCTTCCTCAAAAGACGTGTCCTGAGGCGCAATTGCCATACCACTTTTTAATTTTCCAATACCAGAAATTACAATCTTGTCGTTAGGCTCTAAACCAGCCTCAACAACATATAAATTATCTACTTTTCCTTTTACTTTTAAAATAGAAGTCTCTACTTTATTATTTTCTCCTAATTTGAAAATCATAATATTACCTTGTTGCTCAAAAGTTGCAGTTTGTGGTACAACGATAGCGTCTTTATACTCTATTGGAAATTTAATTTTACCACTGTTTCCGTTGGTTAAAATTTCGTTTGGATTATCAAAAGCAGCTCTAATTTGTATCGTTCCTGTACTTTGGTTAATCTGTCCTGTACTGGTTTGAATACGTCCTTTTTCAGAATACTCCTTACCATTTGCCAATACTAAAGTTAAGTCTGGCGAATTTTTAATACGCTCTGCTTTATTTTGACCTTCAGAGCGTTGTAAATGATCTATATATTGTGCTTCATTAAAACTAAAAAAAGCATATACTTCGTCTATTTGACTAACTGTTGTTAATGGTGTTGCATCATTTGGGCTAATTAAAGCACCTTCTCTAAAATTAATGGCACCAACAAAACCGTCTATTGGACTTTTAATTGTCGCATAACCAATATTTGCTGTTACACCACTATAATTAGCTTTAGCTTGAGCTAAATTTGCTTTAGCAGTTTCTAATTGAACTGGACTAATAATATTTTTTTCTACTAAAGGAACCAGTTTATCAACCTCAACTTGTGCCACATTTACTCGTGCTTTAGCTGCACCTGCATCTTGGCTTAACGATTGTGTTTCTAGTTTAAATAAGATTTGACCTTTACGTACTTTTTGTCCTTCGTCAACGTATACTTTTTCTATATATCCAGAGGTTTTTGCTCTTACATCACTATTTACTTTACCTTCAATAGTTGTAGGATACTCAGTAAAACCAGTGACGGTTTTTGTTTGTAATTGTGTTACAGGAAAAGGTAAAACCTGTTGCTGTTGTGCTGAAGCTGCTTGCGCTTTCTCATTATTATCACAGCTAATCACTAATAGAAAAATACTAGCTATTGATAATATTGAAATTATTTTATTTACTTTCATTATTTTAAAGGTTGAATTTATTTTTAATTAGGTTGTCTTTTAGTTCTTTCATTGATGCAGAAGCACTTGAAATAAATTTGAGATAATTGTTATGAAATGTTAAATCAAATTTCTCATCTTCGTCAGTAATATGTTTATTTATGGTTTCTTTATAAGCTTTCATTTCAAGATGTAATACTTCAACAGTTTCCC from Nonlabens arenilitoris harbors:
- a CDS encoding trans-sulfuration enzyme family protein, producing MSSKKRLVNTLCVHAGNLEDEKYGGATSPIYTSTAYDYRGEGTNLYPRYFNTPNQVALAQKIAALENCEAGLIFGSGMAAISAIFMAFLKTGDHVILQRAIYGGTSHFVDAEFTNLGIEYSFVEQVNSESLKAHLKENTKMIYIETPSNPLLEVVDMTVVSAFAKANSLISVIDNTFASPINQNPADFGIDIIIHSATKYLGGHSDICAGTVSSSQKHMDQIWKTAKNYGGSLSDQTVWLLERSIKTLGLRVKRQTRNAKKLARFLEKHPSIKRVNYPGLKSHPDHKIAKAQMHGYGGMMSFEFKESINHSRFLEELQVIKVALSLAGVESTILAPTETSHSLLTPQQRKDQGITDQLLRFSVGIEEVSSLIEDIERAMEKSRKIAK
- the bshB1 gene encoding bacillithiol biosynthesis deacetylase BshB1; its protein translation is MMNNLKLDILAIGAHPDDVELSCAGVLAKEAANGKITGILDLTRGELGTRGTADIRDQEAAAAAKILGVSVRENLGFRDGFFVNDEQHQLEIIKIIRKYKPEIVLCNAIYDRHPDHGMGSEVTSKSCFLSGLRKIETKLDGQLQEAWRPKHVYHYIQWQDMEPDILIDITGYLDTKIKSVAAYSSQFYDPNSKEPETPISNKNFFDSIKYRAANLGRYLGTEHAEGFKSERYPGVNSIFDLK
- a CDS encoding adenine phosphoribosyltransferase → MNNEFIESHIHDIPDFPKEGIIFKDISPLLASAKARSITTELLVRDFRGQTIDVVVGIESRGFLFGMLLADALNAKFVMLRKPGKLPGAIISQEYELEYGTDTLELQENAISPGDCVLIHDDVLATGGTAIAAAQIIQKAGGKVEGFNFVIELDFINGREKIKDYKIASVLHY
- a CDS encoding DUF4139 domain-containing protein, producing the protein MRILFITILLSSFLVHSQDLKTASTINEVTLYLQGARIERTASIELKKGTHEIKLSDLSPDIDEASINITDLDGMRLNGLSYSVTALEKKETSNNIKALDTQIAEVKDAIGKLNALNSGLDQERLLLESNRSLNSKDTGLSLAQIKEFGSYYRIRFAAIINERNANNEAITKASEQLNKLNIEKQKLNPEANERRGTITLKVITPSTRRYSINFSYNVYSAGWVPIYDITAQGNDDKINLAFKAQAYQATGTDWKNVKLKISTGDPQMDNQMPQLETKRLGFVSRNYNARATGRSNKRYNPLVKTINGKVTDGSGEPVLGATVLIKGTSIATTTDFDGNYSINAEDGEVLVISFAGYSPQETPIYASNINVTMEESLDAVVISAYRTVKKSRFDYDAEEVEVDDYVPAVVEDIEENIASRTFNLSQLYSIPSTGESTDIEISNNNVDAAYAYYAAPVINENVFLTATLSNWESLNLIPGEANVYFEDAFIGKVYFDTDTTKEELVVGLGVDPQISVKREDKRDFKAKSFFGNNRIVSKNYEITLKNNRNKTVMVKLQDRVPISGNSEIKVDEVETGTAQVDKETQILTWEIDLGSGSQVQEHFSYRVKYPKRRRINLE
- a CDS encoding efflux transporter outer membrane subunit, producing MKSIIKHRNFSKGALILVVALTLQSCFVAQDYVRPDLPEVTQELYRTDNLPLDSLSMADLSWKTMFKDSVLQSYIEEGLKNNMDVRIAIQQMNAAQAYAKQGKAGFQPTLNVGPNYTRQEFSENSQFGSIFSGGLNTYDITANLSWEADIWGKISSNNRATQAAYLQSVAGHQAVKTQLISSIASAYYNLLALDAQLEITKQTIDTRQSGVETIKALKDAGQVTQVAVDQNVAQFNNARALQVDIETAIFKTENTLSILLGKGPQNFDRSTLESQVIEENIKLGFPSTLLRNRPDVMAAEYGLINSFELTNVANSSLYPSLTLTASGGLQSLQLDELLSVNSLFANLVGGLTQPILNKRKLKTQKEVALAQQEQSLLEFKKTLLIAGNEVSNALFSYESETKKYEFRVNEVEALRKAESNSEELLKNGYANYLDLLTARESALTAELNIIDTKLQQLVAVVNLYEALGGGWR
- a CDS encoding efflux RND transporter permease subunit, which codes for MLKTFIERPVLSTVISIIIVLLGVISITSLPIEEYPDIAPPTIKVSANYTGANAETVLESVIVPIEEQINGVEGMTYITSTASNTGTAEITVYFDQETDADIAAVNVQNRVARATPLLPSEVTQTGVVTQKQETSALMFISMYSENENYDATFIQNYLKINVIPAVQRISGVGDVNVFSQQDYAMRIWLNPEKLASYGLIPSDVSAALAEQNLEAAAGSLGQNNGESFSYTLTYSGRFKDEAQYSNIVIKALGNGEFLRLKDIATIELDAQSYASNAMTLGKPAVFMGIFQTKGSNAQEIIENIKTTFQSIEKDLPEGLHISIPYDTSLFLNASIEKVISTLIEAFLLVFLVVFIFLQDFRSTLIPAIAVPVSIIGTFFFLNVFGYSINLLTLFALVLAIGIVVDDAIVVVEAVHAKMDEGEHNPKKATITAMNEISGAIISITLVMAAVFIPVTFITGPTGVFYEQFGVTLIIAILISAVNALTLSPALCALLLKEHKEDEELKGKGPLKRFYALFNRGFNATIDRYGKSLQLLYKRKWISGLLLVLAIIGIFYAAKTTPTGFVPNEDRGIIFANIELPAGASLDRTNAVANELYEKTKDLPGVSGVSFIKGSSLLSGAGSNFSIGFFELEDWDDRKDPSLASQAIIGKLFGIAATIPEANIIFFAPPSIRGFGNSSGFEVNLLDKFGGEFTDLDKANKEFSMALMKHPEIKYATSAFNTNYPQYEMEVNVPLAKEKGVPINSIFSTLQGYIGGIYASDFSKYGKQFRVYIQALPEDRADEDALNRMYVRTDSGEMTPITQFVSLERVYGPQSVTRFNLFNSTTITGATNEGFSTGDAIKVIEEEVAKLPSNYTVAYSGLTREEVNAGNQTTFIFILSILFVYFLLSAQYESYLLPFAVIFSLPFGVFGAYISTKFLGLENNIYFQIALIMLIGLLAKNAILIVEFALQRRKNGESIVDAAIHGAKSRLRPILMTSFAFILGLMPLALASGVGSEGNNSIGSGAAGGMLIGTILGVFVIPILFILFQWLQEKVSGKPAVQTIED
- a CDS encoding efflux RND transporter periplasmic adaptor subunit, with the protein product MKVNKIISILSIASIFLLVISCDNNEKAQAASAQQQQVLPFPVTQLQTKTVTGFTEYPTTIEGKVNSDVRAKTSGYIEKVYVDEGQKVRKGQILFKLETQSLSQDAGAAKARVNVAQVEVDKLVPLVEKNIISPVQLETAKANLAQAKANYSGVTANIGYATIKSPIDGFVGAINFREGALISPNDATPLTTVSQIDEVYAFFSFNEAQYIDHLQRSEGQNKAERIKNSPDLTLVLANGKEYSEKGRIQTSTGQINQSTGTIQIRAAFDNPNEILTNGNSGKIKFPIEYKDAIVVPQTATFEQQGNIMIFKLGENNKVETSILKVKGKVDNLYVVEAGLEPNDKIVISGIGKLKSGMAIAPQDTSFEEAIKPVATLFRN